The sequence below is a genomic window from Oncorhynchus gorbuscha isolate QuinsamMale2020 ecotype Even-year unplaced genomic scaffold, OgorEven_v1.0 Un_scaffold_7747, whole genome shotgun sequence.
CAGACATTGTAATATCTCCATTAGTCCGTAGCGCTTGTCCACAACCATACAGACATTGTAATATCTCCATTAGTCCACAACCATACAGACATTGTAATATCTCCATTAGTCCACAACCATACAGACATTGTAATATCTCCATTAGTCCACAACCATACAGACATTGTAATATCTCCATTAGTCCGTAGCGCTTGTCCACAACCATACAGACATTGTAATATCTCCATTAGTCCACAACCATACAGACATTGTAATATCTCCATTAGTCCGTAGCGCTTGTCCACAACCATACAGACATTGTAATATCTCCATTAGTCCGTAGCGCTTGTCCACAACCATACAGACATTGTAATATCTCCATTAGTCCGTAGCGCTTGTCCACAACCATACAGACATTGTAATATCTCCATTAGTCCGTAGCGCTTGTCCACAACCATACAGACATTGTAATATCTCCATTAGTCCACAACCATACAGACATTGTAATATCTCCATTAGTCCACAACCATACAGACATTGTAATATCTCCATTAGTCCACAACCATACAGACATTGTAATATCTCCACTAGTCCACAACCATACAGACATACTGACAGAATATGTCGGGTCAACGAAAAGAagaagaggggaaagggggaggggtgcATGGATGGGGGAAGGGAGTACCCCATATCTTATAGTCCCCCTGGAGGTAAGAGCTGGTATGATGCATCCTTTTGTCTGATTGGTGGTCGGTAGGTTGGCTGTCCTTATAGGACCTTACATTTATACagtctgtctgtgagtctgtctgtttctctgtctgtgagtctgtctgtttctctgtctgtgagtctgtctgtttctctgtctgtgagtctgtctgtttctctgtctgtgagtctgtctgtttctctgtctgtgagtctgtctgtgagtctgtctgtttctctgtctgtgagtctgtctgtgagtctgtctgtttctctgtctgtgagtctgtctgtttctctgtctgtgagtctgtctgtgagtctgtctgtgagtctgtctgtgagtctggctgtttctctgtctgtagtctgtgtttctctgtctgtgagtctgtctgtttctctgtctgtgagtctgtccatttctctgtctgtccactCAAATGGGGCCAACAGTTCATGGAGAAACTCAATATTCACTCCAAAACAAATTGCACCCAAACAAACTACCCATAATCCtctcagagagagtgagaggtccaGTCCTCCACAGTCCCATAATCCTCTGAGGTTCCAGAAATGTCTGTCTGAATGCCAGACAGACCTGGCAACATTCTGGAATGTCCCGTTGTTCCACAGCTGAGTCTGTTCCCTGGGGGTGTTCTGGATCTGGGTCCTGTCCTGGCCCAGAGGGCAGAGATAGAACGCCTGGcaggaacatgtgtgtgtgtgtgtgtctctgtgtgtgtgtgtgtgtgtgtgtgtgcatgtgtgtgcgtgtgtgtgtgtgtctctgtgtgtgtgtgtgtgtgtgtcctctgtgtgtgtgtgtctctctgtgtgtgtgtgtgtgtgtgtgtgtctctgtgtgtgtgtgtctctctgtgtgtgtgtgtgtctctctgtgtgtgtgtgtgtgtctctctgtgtgtgcgtgtgtgcgtgtgtgtgtctctctgtgtgtgtgtgtgtctctctttgtgtgcgtgtgtgcgtgtgtgtgtctctctgtgtgtgtgtctctctgtgtgtgtgtgtctctctgtgtgtgtgtgtctctctgtgtgtgtctctctgtgtgtgcgtgtgtgtgtctctctgtgtgtgtgtgtgtctctctgtgtgtgtgtgtgtctctgtgtgtgtgtgtgtctctttgtgtgtgcgtgtaaatCTTTGTAAATGTGACTTATTTTGCCACGGATTAGATCTATAATATGTAATAGGTTTAGTTATGATGTTATCAACAAGACGTGTCCATGGTTGTTTTGGTAGGAACGTGCTGAACTAGACTGAACCGTGCAAGCCAAAAGCAACAGTGAAGTACGGTGGCTGCTGAGGGTCATACAGAACCACAGCGCTGAACTTTCATATGGCAACCTATGCACTATACagagctctggtctaatgtagtgcactatatagggaatagggctctggtctaatgtagtgcactatatagggaatagggctctggtctaatgtagtgtactatatagggaatagggctctggtctaatgtagtgcactatatagggaatagggctctggtctaatgtagtgcactatatagggaatagggctctggtctaatgtagtgtactatatagggaatagggctctggtctaatgtagtgcactatatagggaatagggctctggtctaatgtagtgcactatatagggaatagggctctggtctaatgtagtgcactatatagggaatagggctctggtctaatgtagtgcactatatagggaatagggctctggtctaatgtagtgcactatatagggaatagggctctggtctaatgtagtgcactatatagggaatagggctctggtctaaagtagtgcactatatagggaatagggctctggtctaaagtagtgtactatatacaaTTGggttctggtataaagtagtgtagtatatagggaatagtgctctggtctaaagtagtgtactatatacaatagggttctggtctaaagtagtgtactatatacaatagggttctggtctaaagtagtgtactatatacaatagggtcctggtctaaaatattgcactatatagggactagcaGTAGTCCTTGTCAACCTGAACACAGCTAGCAGGCCTGCTAGTTTCCCTTTAGCAGTAGTCCTTGTCAACCTGAACACAGCTAGCAGGCCTGCTAGTTTCCCTTTAGCAGTAGTCCTTGTCAACCTGAACACAGCTAGCAGGCCTGCTAGTTTCCCTTTAGCAGTAGTCCTTGTCAACCTGAACACAGCTAGCAGGCCTGCTAGTTTCCCTTTAGCAGTACTCAACCTGAACACAGCTAGCAGGTCTGCTAGTTTCCCTTTAGCAGCAGTCCTTGTCAACCTGAACACAGCTAGCAGGCCTGCTAGTTTCCCTTTAGCAGTAGTCCTTGTCAACCTGAACACAGCTAGCAGGCCTGCTAGTTTCCCTTTAGCAGTAGTCCTTGTCAACCTGAACACAGCTAGCAGGCCTGCTAGTTTCCCTTTAGCAGTAGTCCTTGTCAACCTGAACACAGCTAGCAGGCCTGCTAGTTTCCCTTTAGCAGTAGTCCTTGTCAACCTGAACACAGTGGGGAATGTGATCaatcccgtggggtcaaaatatgGTCACAGAAAAATAAACAGTCAAATGTTTCATATTTTCAGACCATCAAGTCTTCTGGACCtgtaatcaaccaatcaatcaatcaaccaaccaatcaatcaatcaatcaatcaagcaaTCAACCAATCGGTCCCCTCCAGTAGGTGTGTTGTCTCTTTCTACACCAGAACACTTTAGCAATCTataaatcaaccaatcaatctatcaatcaaccaatcaatctatctatcaatcaaccaatcaatttaTCCATAGGCCAGGGATggcgcggcagggtagcctagtggttagagcgttggactagtaaccgaaaggttgcaagttcgaacccccgaactgacaaggtacaaatctgtcgttctgcccctgaacaggcagttaacccactgttcctaggccgtcattgaaaataagaatttgttcttaactgacttgcctagtaaaataaaggtaaaataaataaaataaaatggtcTTCCCCGTTGGTCAGAAGTTGCTTTCGGCACCCTCCTCTGGGCATGTATAACTCTGAGCCCTCTCCTCCAGACAAATGTCCTCCATCAGAGTGCTGCAATTGTTAGTGCCACCATGTGGTGTGGAGGGACACTGCAGGGAGGATTGAGTCTTTGTTTTATCCGTCCTGTGGTGGCAGGACCCCACCAATCTACTGCTCTCATTGGGGGTGATGGAGGTTGAGGCAGGGTTAGGATCTGGGTCGTAGTCGGGGTTGGGGGTCAACTGTGAGTCTTTATGGTCGCTGCTGTTGTCTTGGACACTGGCCAGGTTGCCGGTGACGATGCTGCCGCTTTTGACATGAGGCGCGTGGCTGTATGTATGACGGTACTCTTCCTCGATGTCTTTACCCAGCTTCCACCTCTTCCACTTTTTCAACATCTCAGACTGGAcctggagagagacaaacagatggagggagagagaaggagagaggagggaggaaaaaagagagagtgagagagcgagagagagagagagagagagagagagagagagagagagagagagagagagagagagagagagagggagagagagagagagagaagcagatgaaGACAGATACTGATAAGATTCtataagagggggagagggagagaggagtgagagggaaaaggGCATTCAGACTCACCTCTTTGTTGACGAAACAATACAAGATGGCCACCAGTAGGccctgtagagagggagaggttaagAACACCTTATCACCATGgtaacacaccataacaccacattagtttagtttattaggtTCCCCTTTAGCTACTGCATgtctcagctactcttcctggggtctaaaTAAATGACAGTAAAAGCAGTGGGAGAACAAGTATCCAGTTGTCATACTTGGGTAAAAGTAAAGAttacttaatagaaaatgactcaagtaaaagtgactCAAGTaaaaatcctacttgagtaaaaataaaaaaaatcttggTTTtaaatacttaagtatcaaagcaaatgtaattgctaaactatacttacgtatcaaaagtaaaagtataaatcatttcaaattcctaatATTTAGCAAAACCAAATGAcatgattttcttgtttttttatttgatttacttttgTAAATTTGGGGCCAGGAAATGTATGAAAGgcaaagtaaaagttgtcaaaaatatgaatagtaaaaaGTACGGAAAAAACGacttagtactttaaagtactttaaaatatttttactttAGGTACTTTACACCACCAATAGACAAGAACAAGATGGTACATTAAATAttatttgtttatatatatatatatatatatatatatatatatatatatattttgtttatatatatatatataggaaaaGACACTCAAGAGACAACAAAATAATATTTACACACTATTCATATACATGTTCATATTCAAATTGCAGTCTATTACTACCCTATTTCACCTTTATGACAGAGTTACACCTTATCACCTTGGTCATACCACCACATTACAGTCTTATTACTACCCTATTTCACCTCATGACAGAATTACACCTTATCACCACGGTGACACAACATACCACCACATTACAGTCCTAATAATGTTATGCCTGTGGGAGCTGGCCAAAAATAGTGCCTCATGGGAAGGGTGCCATATGGTATTTATCCAATGATACCTATACAGGAAGTGATTTAAGTTTGATCTCCTGACCTGGAAGGAGTTGAAGGGGAGGGAGTCGTAGAAGGCGGATGGACGGACGCATCTTGGAACCTTTTTGAGGACGGACTCATCGATGACTAAGGTGAAAGAGGATGGCGTGAATACCCAGCAGAGGGATGAGGTCAGAGTGGATTTTgccagcctgagagagagagagagagagaaaggtgagagagagaagggagagaaggtgaaaacgagggaggagagaaagagtgagaaggtgaaacgagagagaagggggagagagagtatgaggagagagagaaaagggagaaggtggcggggagagatgagagttatCAAATTGAAAGAAGGAGGGCAGAAGGGCGAGAGAAAAGTTGGGGTCATAAAAAGGAGAATGTTACAGAGACCAACCACACAATAGACATACAACTCTGTAACCCGTTAATATATCAGGTACATGACTTTAGAAGGGAAGATGGGATGGAGGGGATTTGAAGACCTCAACCACCTGAACTTGTAATCTGTGTATCTCATCTGATGGGCCTTGAGCTTGACAATCAGGATCTTTATAATCAGGATGAAGATAAAGAAATTCAtctgagaaagagaaaaaaagacaaAGGAGAAAGAAATTAAGCCTAAATATTAGCAaccaactgtctgtctgtccgtgtctgtctgtctgtctgtccgtccgtccgtccgtctgtctgtccgtccgtccgtccgtccgtccgtccgtccgtccatccgtccgtcgtccgtccgtccgtcgtcCGTCAAGTCTCGTCCAATCCGTCCGTCCCCgtgtctgcgtgtgcgtgtgcgtgtgtgtgtgtgtgtgtgtgtgcgtgcgtgtgtgcgtgtgtgtgtgtgtgtgtgtaatataggCAGGGTCTCCCAGAACTATAACTTCTTCTACTAACATACATGGACACTGTAAACATGATGCATGCAGGAGGTCCTGCCTCCACTGTAAACATGATGCATCGTCCTGCCTCCACTGTAAACATGATGCATGCAGGAGGTCCTGCCTCCACATGATGCATGCAGGAGGAGTCCTGCCTCCACTGTAAACATGATGCATGCAGGAGGGTCCTGCCTCCACTGTAAACATGATGCATGCAGGAGGAGTCCTGCCTCCACTGTAAACATGATGCATGCAGGAGGAGTCCTGCCTCCACTGTAAACATGATGCATGCAGGAGGAGTCCTGCCTCACTGTAAACATGATGCATGCAGGAGGAGTCCTGCACTCCACTGTAAACATGATGCATGCAGGAGAGTCTGCCTCCACTGTAAACATGATGCATGCAGGAGGGGTCCCTGCCTCCACTGTAAAACATGATGCATGCAGGAGGAGTCCTGCCTCCACTAGCAAACATGATGCATGCAGGAGGAGTCCTGCCTCCACTGTAAACATGATGCATGCAGGAGGAGTCCTGCCTCCACTGTAAACAGGTACATGCAGAGAGGTCCTTCCTCCACTGTAAACATGATGCATGCAGGGAGGAGTCCTGCCTCCACTGTAAACATGATGCATGCAGGAGGAGTCCTGCCTCCACTGTAAACATGATGCATGCAGTAATCAAAAAGTATATCTAATAAATAGTAACAATTTTGGAATTTAtcaaatttatatattttttataataaaaaTGAAGATTTATGATTTATGCGATATTCTAGTTACTGGACataatagaggaagagagggagagagagagagagggaagagagagagagagagagagagagagagagagagagagagagagggaagagagagagagagagagagagagagagagagagagagagagagagagagagagagagagagagagagagagagagagagggaagagagagagagagagaagagagagagagagagagagagagagagagagagagagagagagagagagagagagagagagagagagagagagagagagggagagagagagagagagagagaggaagagagagagagagagagagggagagagagagagagagagagagagagagagagagagagagggagagagagagagagggaagagagagagagagagagagatagagtagggaagagagagagagagagagagagagagagagagagggagaggaagagagatagaaggaggaaggaagagagagagagagagagagagatagagagggagagggagaggagagagagagagagagagagagagagagagagagagagagagatagagagagagagggaagagagagagagagagagagaaagagagaagagagagagagagagagagagagagagagagagagagagagagagagagagagggaagagagaaagagagagagagagagagagaagagagagagagagagagagagagaggaagagagagagagagagagagagagagagagagaggaagagagagagagagagagaggaagagagagagagagagagagaggagagagagggagagggagagagagagagagagagggaagagagagagagagagagagagagagagagagagagagaataaactcaCCAGGTAAGCTAACAGGATGGGAGAACGTATAATCCACCAGTAACCCATGTTGATGTTCCTCTCCCAGCACCtaaacaacatcatcatcattatcatcatcatcattaccatcatcatcatcatcattatcatcaccatcatcatcatcatcatcaacatcatcaccatcatcatcatcaccatcataaccatcatcaccaccatcatcgtcatcatcatcaccaccatcatcaccatcatcatcatcaccatcaccacaatcatcaacaccatcatcaacatcatcacgatcatcatcatcatcaacatcatcactaccaccatcatcatcatcatcatcatcatcatcatcatcatcatcatcatcatcatcatcatcatcatcaacatcatcactaccaccatcatcatcattatcatcaccatcatcatcatcaacatcatcaccatcatcatcatcaccatcaccaccatcatcaccatcaccacaatcatcaacaccatcatcatcatcaacatcatcacgatcatcatcatcaccatcaccacaatcatcaacaccatcatcatcatcaacatcatcacgatcatcatcatcaccaccatcatcaccatcatcatcatcatcatcatcaccaacatcaccatcaccacgatcaacaccatcatcatcctcatcattatTAGCATCACAACATTCCCACGTTCGCAGGAGACTGCATCCGCTTGTAAAGGCTCCATATGTCGCTCAATCGAAAAAGACCTTTTAAATGTCAAGATGATGTGGATCCACCTTCTGCTCGATCTGATTATATCCCAGCCTAAATCTACATACCCTGCATATGTAATGTTTTCCAAGTAGTGAGCTACAGAGAATGTGTGGTCTAACTCTAAGGAGTGAGAGAGcgaacagtctaaggagagagagggggccttctaaggagagagagagagaacagtctaaggagagagaggggaccttctaaggagaggagagagggaacagtctaaggagagagaggggactttctaaggagagagagagagggaacagtctaaggagagaggagaggaacagtctaaggagaggaggggaccttctaaggagagagagagaggaacagtctaaggagagagagagag
It includes:
- the LOC124029802 gene encoding glucagon receptor-like, with amino-acid sequence MSVGGAGRVVREMGHTLAQTVAGCRIAMVMMQYSVIANNYWLLVEGIYLHSLLVVTVFTERNYFGIYLFIGWGAPLIFVLPWVIVKYLYENEECWERNINMGYWWIIRSPILLAYLMNFFIFILIIKILIVKLKAHQMRYTDYKFRLAKSTLTSSLCWVFTPSSFTLVIDESVLKKVPRCVRPSAFYDSLPFNSFQGLLVAILYCFVNKEVQSEMLKKWKRWKLGKDIEEEYRHTYSHAPHVKSGSIVTGNLASVQDNSSDHKDSQLTPNPDYDPDPNPASTSITPNESSRLVGSCHHRTDKTKTQSSLQCPSTPHGGTNNCSTLMEDICLEERAQSYTCPEEGAESNF